The nucleotide sequence TCCGCCGCCCCCGCCTCGCGGTCGGCGGTGCAGATCGGCTCGGGCAGGCCTGCCGCCCGACGCTGGGACTCGCTCGCCGCGAGAAACGCCCCGGGGCTGCCGAAGGCCGCCAGGGCGTGCGCGAAGCGGCGCGGACCGATGCCTGGCAGCCGCCAGAGCACCAGCCAGTCGCGCAGTCCGCGGGTGTCGGTCAGGGGGAGCTCCTCGCCGCCTGCGAGATCAGGGGCTGCGGGCGAGATCGTTGATCCCCATCGCCCGCGAGGCCTCCATGACCAGGCCGAAGCTGAGCTGCTCCGCGGTGCGGAAGATGATGAGCTCGCCGGCCTTCTCGGCGGGCAGAGTCACGATCTCCTCGTCCTCTGCGAAGCGGTCCACCACCTCGCGGCCGCGCTTGAACACCTCCAGCACGTGCCCCGGCTCGAGACCGTCGACGCTGCCGCGGTTGAGGATGACCACATCGTACTGGCCGATCTGGGAGACCCGATCCCGGGCCGAGACGATCACCGCCTCGACGCTGCGCTCCGGCGCGCGGGGCGTGAACTGCGCCTGCAGCTCGCGCTGCTCCGTCACCAGCAGACGGTCACCGGCGCGGATCTCGCGCAGGCTCTCCGCGATACGGAAGGTCGCCGGATCCCCCTCGCGCTCCAGCCGCACCTCGCCCAGGCGCCTCGCCTCGTAGCCCAGCACCTCGCCGGTCTCCGGGTCCTCGATGGCGCCGTGCTCGCGCACCACTGACCAGCCGCGCGCCGGCTCCGCCGGCAGGCCGCGGGCATAGACCGTGTCGCCGCGGGCGCCGAGCACGCGCTCCTCGCCGCCGGCGACGATGTACGGCGCCTCGTCCAGCACCTCCCGGCCGACCACGCGGTCGCCGGTGAGGAAGGGCCGGATGGCGCTGATGGGGATGGTCTGCACCGCCTGATCCAGCGACTGCTCCCGCACCTGGGGCGAGAGCTTGACGGTACCGCCGCCGCGCTGGACCGTGAGTCGTGGCTCGCCGTCCACCACGGTCAGGCGGATGACGTCCCCCGGGTAGATCAGATGCGGATTGTCGATCTCCGGGTTCTCGTACCAGATCTCCGGCCAGTACCAGGGGTCGTTCAGGAAGCGCCCGGAGATGCCCCAGAGGGTGTCTCCCGGCTGTACGGTGTAGCGCTCGGGATGATCGTCGCGCAGGGCATCGCCGTTCTGGGCGAGCGCCGGCGCCACGGCCGCGAATGCCAGCACGCACAGTGCCCGTCGGATGGTGTGTCTGAACATCGACCTTCCCTGTGTGGAGGCTGTAACGGTGGCGGCAACCGCGGCCGGTTGGTTATAGTTGCTTGTTAATTGGCCACTTGAAGACTAGCAGCCGCACGTTGCGAGCCGCAACGCACTGACTATGGCAAAACTCGACATCCTGCAGTATCCCGACCCGCGGCTGCGAACGCGCGCCGAGCGGGTGGCGCGCGTCGACGAGGATGTGAAGCGCCTCATCGACGACATGTTCGAAACCATGTACGAGGCCCCCGGCATCGGTCTCGCCGCCACCCAGGTGGACGTGCACCGCCAGATCATCGTCATGGATCTCTCCGAGGACGGCAGTGAGCCCCGGGTGTTCATCAACCCCGAGATCCTCGGGCGCGAGGGCGAGGACAGCGCCGAGGAAGGCTGTCTGTCGATCCCGGGCGTCTACGATAGCGTGCCGCGGGCCGAGCACGTCCAGGTGCGCGCCCTCGACCGCGACGGCGAGCCCTTCGAGCTCGCGGCCGAGGGCCTGCTTGCGCGCTGCATTCAGCACGAGGTGGACCACCTCGAGGGCCGGCTGTTCATCGACTATCTCTCCGAGCTGAAACGCAAGCGCCTGCGCCGCCGCTTCGAGAAGGCGGCCCGGCAGCGCGGCGGCGCCGCTTCGGGCGCGGTCTGAACGCCTCCGCCATGGCGGCGCCGCCCCGGGTCGTGTTTGCCGGCACGCCGGCCTACGCCGTGCCCGCCCTGCAGCGGCTGCTGGACGGTGTTGCCGAGGTCTGTGCCGTCTACACCCAGCCCGACCGCCCGGCCGGCCGCGGCCGGCGCCTGCTGCCCTCGCCGGTGAAGCAGGCCGCGGAGCAGGCCGGCGTGCCCGTCGAGCAGCCCGAGCGGCTGCGCGATTCGCAGGTGCGGGAGCGGCTCGCCGCCTACGCGCCCGACGTCATGGTGGTGGCGGCCTACGGGCTGATCCTGCCGCCGAAGGTGCTCGCCATCCCCCGCCGCGGCTGTCTCAACCTGCACGCCTCGCTGCTGCCGCGCTGGCGTGGCGCGGCGCCCATCCAGCGCGCCATTCTCGCCGGCGACGAGCGTACCGGCGTGTGCCTGATGCAGATGGAAAAGGGCCTCGACACCGGACCGGTGGTCGCCTGCCGCGAGACGCCCATCACCGGCGACGACACCGCCGGTACCCTCCACGACCGCCTCGCCCGCCTCGGTGCCGAGCTGCTCGCGGCGCATCTGGCGGACTGGTGCGCGGGGCGGCTGGCCGCGACGCCGCAGCCGGAGAGCGGCGTCACCTACGCCGAGAAGATCGACCCCGCCGAGGCCTGGATCGACTGGTCGCAGCCGGCCGCGGCCCTGGCCCGCCAGGTGCGCGCCTTCGAGCCCTGGCCGGTGGCGCGCACGCGCCGTGGCGACGGCGAGCTGCGCCTGCGCATGGCCCGCGCCCTGCCAGCGCCGGCGGATGCGCCGCCGGGCACCGTTCTCGCCGCCACCGCCGATGGCCTCGATGTGGCCACCGGCGAGGGCGTGCTGCGGATCACCCAGCTGCAGGCGCCGGGCCGGCGCGCGCAGCCGGTGGCGGAGTTTCTGCGCGGCCACCGGATCGGGGCCGGTGAGCGCCTCGGCTGACTCCCGGGCCGCCGCGCTGCAGGCGGTGCTGGCGGTGACCGGCGAGGGCCGCTCGCTGGACGTCGCCCTGCCGGCAGCCCTCGCGGGCGTGGCCGAGCGTGAGCGTCCGCTCGCGAGCGCCCTGGCCTATGGTGTGCTGCGCCACCAGCGCCGGCTGGCGGCGCTGCGCGATGGCCTGCTGCAGCGCCCGCTGCGCCCCCGGGACGCCGACGTCGCCGGGATCATCGACCTCGGCCTCTATCAGCTGCTGGAGACCCAGGTCGCGCCTCACGCCGCGGTGGCGGAGACGGTGGCGCTGTGTCGCCAGCGGCGCAAGGCCTGGGCGGTGAAGCTCGTCAATGCCGTGCTGCGGCGCTTCCAGCGCGAGCGCGACCGGCGCGTCGCGGCGGTGGACGCCGACCCGGTGCTGCGCCACTCCTGCCCGGACTGGCTCGACGCCGCCCTGGCCGAGGCCTGGCCGCAAGACCGTCCCGCCCTGCTCGCCAGCCAGAACGCCCGTGCGCCGATGACGCTGCGGGTGAACCGCCGCCGCGTAACGAAGGAGGCGGTGCAGGCCGAGCTCGCCGCCGCCGGTCATCCCGCCGCGCCCGTGCCGGGGCTGCCCGACGCCCTGACCCTGCACGCCCCGGCGGCGGTCACGGCGCTGCCGGGCTTCGCCGCTGGCTCGCTGTCGGTGCAGGACGCCGCCGCTCAGCTCGCCGCCCCGCTGCTTGCCGCCGAACCCGGAGACCGGGTGCTTGACGCCTGCGCGGCGCCCGGCGGCAAGACGGCGCATATCCTGGAGACTGCCGACGTGTCGCTGCTCGCCCTGGACCGGGCCGAGGCGCGCCTGCCGGCGATCCGCGAGACCCTGCAGCGGCTCGGCCTCGAGGCCACGGTGGCGGTCGGCGATGCCGCCCGGCCCGACGACTGGTGGGACGGGCGGCCGTTCCAGCGCATTCTGCTGGATGCGCCATGCTCAGGGACCGGCGTCATCCGCCGCCACCCGGACATCAAATGGCTGCGCCGGCCTGCGGACATCCCCCGCCTCGCCGCGCAGCAGGCGCGGCTGCTGCGCGCCCTCTGGCCGCTGCTCGCCCGTGGCGGGCGGCTGGTCTACGCCACCTGCTCGGTGCTGCCGGTGGAGAACGAGGCCGTGGTGGCCGCGTTCGCCGATGCCACCAATGATGCGACGGCGGAACCCGTGACGCTTCCGGTGGGGCGGGCGCTCGGTTACGGTCGGCAGATCCTCACCGGGGAAGCGGATATGGACGGTTTCTACTACGCGTGCCTGCGCAAGTCCTGACAATGCGGCCGCGGCGTCCGCCTGGCGGCGGACGGCTGCAGCGCTGGCTGCGGGGCGGGCTCTTGGGGGCGATGCTCGCCGCGGCCACTGTTGCCGGCAGGGCCGACGAGGGCGCCTTCAGCGTGCGCGATGGCGAGCTCTCGCGGCGTGACGGTATCGTCTACCTGGACGCCAGGCTCGACTACCGCCTGAGCGATGCCGCGACGGAGGCTATGGAGAACGGCGTGC is from Spiribacter halobius and encodes:
- the def gene encoding peptide deformylase, whose product is MAKLDILQYPDPRLRTRAERVARVDEDVKRLIDDMFETMYEAPGIGLAATQVDVHRQIIVMDLSEDGSEPRVFINPEILGREGEDSAEEGCLSIPGVYDSVPRAEHVQVRALDRDGEPFELAAEGLLARCIQHEVDHLEGRLFIDYLSELKRKRLRRRFEKAARQRGGAASGAV
- the rsmB gene encoding 16S rRNA (cytosine(967)-C(5))-methyltransferase RsmB; its protein translation is MSASADSRAAALQAVLAVTGEGRSLDVALPAALAGVAERERPLASALAYGVLRHQRRLAALRDGLLQRPLRPRDADVAGIIDLGLYQLLETQVAPHAAVAETVALCRQRRKAWAVKLVNAVLRRFQRERDRRVAAVDADPVLRHSCPDWLDAALAEAWPQDRPALLASQNARAPMTLRVNRRRVTKEAVQAELAAAGHPAAPVPGLPDALTLHAPAAVTALPGFAAGSLSVQDAAAQLAAPLLAAEPGDRVLDACAAPGGKTAHILETADVSLLALDRAEARLPAIRETLQRLGLEATVAVGDAARPDDWWDGRPFQRILLDAPCSGTGVIRRHPDIKWLRRPADIPRLAAQQARLLRALWPLLARGGRLVYATCSVLPVENEAVVAAFADATNDATAEPVTLPVGRALGYGRQILTGEADMDGFYYACLRKS
- a CDS encoding LysM peptidoglycan-binding domain-containing protein, with the translated sequence MFRHTIRRALCVLAFAAVAPALAQNGDALRDDHPERYTVQPGDTLWGISGRFLNDPWYWPEIWYENPEIDNPHLIYPGDVIRLTVVDGEPRLTVQRGGGTVKLSPQVREQSLDQAVQTIPISAIRPFLTGDRVVGREVLDEAPYIVAGGEERVLGARGDTVYARGLPAEPARGWSVVREHGAIEDPETGEVLGYEARRLGEVRLEREGDPATFRIAESLREIRAGDRLLVTEQRELQAQFTPRAPERSVEAVIVSARDRVSQIGQYDVVILNRGSVDGLEPGHVLEVFKRGREVVDRFAEDEEIVTLPAEKAGELIIFRTAEQLSFGLVMEASRAMGINDLARSP
- the fmt gene encoding methionyl-tRNA formyltransferase, which gives rise to MAAPPRVVFAGTPAYAVPALQRLLDGVAEVCAVYTQPDRPAGRGRRLLPSPVKQAAEQAGVPVEQPERLRDSQVRERLAAYAPDVMVVAAYGLILPPKVLAIPRRGCLNLHASLLPRWRGAAPIQRAILAGDERTGVCLMQMEKGLDTGPVVACRETPITGDDTAGTLHDRLARLGAELLAAHLADWCAGRLAATPQPESGVTYAEKIDPAEAWIDWSQPAAALARQVRAFEPWPVARTRRGDGELRLRMARALPAPADAPPGTVLAATADGLDVATGEGVLRITQLQAPGRRAQPVAEFLRGHRIGAGERLG